TTGCATTATTTATTCCATCATAATCTAAATGAATTTTTTTATCGCCATCATAAAGAAAAACCCCTTCTTTCGTAATATCATAATCTTCATGTGCCAAAGAATTTCTGAAATTTACATAGAGTTTATCAAATAACATATCTTTGTAGGATTGTTCATATTTTATCTCATTACAAATTTTTATGATTAGTGTTCCATATGTCGTTTTGTCATTAAATGAAATTTTTGAATCATCAAGTAACAATGACAAAAATACTTTAGATAGTTCCAAAGTTGAATTAACAATATTCATTGTATTCCAATACAAAAAAACCATTCGTTCATCAGAAGTAAGAATCTCTTGTTTTTCTGTAGATTGAGATATTTTAACATAAGAACCAGATATGATCTTATAACGTTTCAAAAACTCCTTTATCTTTAGAGATTTTTTTGTAAATCGTTCATCATTAAACTGAAAAATATCGTGTTCTTCAAGCGATTTAAGAAAGTCATCAGTAATTTGTTCAACTGTTTGAGACAAATTTTATCTCCATTTTTTCTTATCCCATTGGTCTTTATTTCTATGACATTTTAAACAAAGTATTCTTAGATTTGTAATACTGTTATCGGAAGGTATGCGATTGATATGATCCAAAGTCAAATTTTCAGTAGTTCGAATTCCTTCCTTATGACATTGTTCACAATATGCATTGAGGTATTTTAGA
The window above is part of the Nitrosopumilus sp. genome. Proteins encoded here:
- a CDS encoding HNH endonuclease signature motif containing protein, which produces MNQKKKSKKKLFSRTTLLKYLNAYCEQCHKEGIRTTENLTLDHINRIPSDNSITNLRILCLKCHRNKDQWDKKKWR